A window from Leptothermofonsia sichuanensis E412 encodes these proteins:
- a CDS encoding sirohydrochlorin chelatase, whose protein sequence is MSLATLHTPSAYLLVFHGSRDRRPREAAEKLSAYFSWRIQHLPPAPPISTRMTQTAAGYLANHQPGNQSSDQSPDQLPQSNGFATSTLNPPVVEIASLECVSESLHAQIIRFSQPFQAKGASVVRCEPVRVQVLPLFLLRGMHVMEDIPREVDLAQQALGTGVQLEITPHLGSHPGLRRLISERMAALPVEAWILLAHGSRRPGANQSVEALAEWLGAIPAYWSVPPSLDTCLRDLVNSGTKRIALFPYFLFEGSVTDAIARQVADLSLAFPLLELHLTSPLDATPELADLLVDLAGGQGTDSG, encoded by the coding sequence TTGTCCCTCGCCACTTTGCACACTCCTTCCGCCTATTTGCTGGTCTTTCATGGTAGTCGCGATCGCCGTCCACGAGAGGCAGCAGAAAAGCTGTCAGCTTATTTTTCCTGGCGGATTCAACACTTGCCGCCGGCACCACCCATCAGTACCAGAATGACCCAGACTGCGGCTGGTTACCTGGCGAATCACCAGCCAGGTAACCAGTCATCAGACCAGTCACCAGACCAATTACCACAAAGCAATGGATTTGCCACTTCAACGCTGAATCCGCCAGTCGTTGAGATTGCCTCCCTTGAATGTGTGTCTGAATCTCTGCACGCACAGATTATTCGATTCAGTCAACCATTTCAGGCAAAGGGAGCCTCTGTCGTCAGGTGTGAGCCAGTGAGGGTGCAGGTGCTACCGTTGTTTCTGCTTCGGGGAATGCATGTGATGGAGGACATCCCGCGGGAAGTTGACCTGGCTCAGCAGGCATTGGGGACAGGTGTTCAGCTTGAAATCACCCCCCATCTTGGCTCCCATCCGGGCTTACGGCGTTTAATCAGCGAACGGATGGCTGCCTTACCAGTTGAAGCCTGGATTTTGTTAGCCCACGGAAGTCGCCGTCCCGGTGCCAATCAATCAGTGGAAGCGCTGGCGGAGTGGCTGGGAGCCATTCCTGCCTACTGGTCTGTTCCTCCCAGTCTGGATACCTGTTTACGGGATCTGGTGAATTCGGGCACCAAACGAATTGCGCTTTTCCCCTATTTTCTATTTGAAGGCAGTGTGACGGATGCGATCGCCCGCCAGGTTGCCGATCTTTCTCTGGCATTCCCGCTCCTGGAACTGCACCTTACTTCCCCGTTAGATGCCACCCCGGAACTGGCAGATTTGTTAGTGGATCTGGCAGGGGGACAGGGGACGGATTCAGGATGA
- a CDS encoding MBL fold metallo-hydrolase — protein sequence MAHLSQRRSENVSGDFYVDRTCIDCDTCRWMAPEVFTQAGDQSAVYHQPADEKERLRAMQALLSCPTASIGFLLRIIRRVESLMQALLSCPTASIGTVEKPVDIKAAQESIPIAISANVYHCGYHAESSFGAASYLIQRSEGNVLVDSPRFAPPLVRRLEEMGGVRYVYLTHRDDVADHQKFHQHFGCDRILHSDEITSSTRDVEIKLTGQEPVQLAPDLLIIPVPGHTKGHTVLLYDQTFLFTGDHLAWSEERGHLIAFRYACWYSWAELTQSMKKLLSYSFEWVLPGHGRRYHSDRATMHQQMEQCVRWIEGKDEGYHP from the coding sequence ATGGCTCACCTTTCCCAACGCCGATCAGAGAACGTCAGCGGTGACTTTTACGTCGATCGCACCTGTATTGACTGTGACACCTGCCGCTGGATGGCACCTGAAGTCTTTACTCAAGCTGGTGACCAGTCTGCGGTCTACCACCAGCCCGCGGATGAGAAGGAACGTCTGCGGGCAATGCAGGCACTCTTATCCTGTCCAACCGCTTCGATTGGCTTTTTACTTAGAATTATTCGTAGGGTTGAATCTCTCATGCAGGCACTCTTATCCTGCCCAACCGCTTCGATTGGCACTGTGGAAAAACCAGTAGATATTAAGGCTGCTCAGGAAAGCATTCCGATCGCGATCTCTGCCAATGTGTACCACTGTGGCTACCATGCGGAAAGTTCCTTTGGTGCGGCCAGTTACCTGATCCAGCGTTCTGAGGGGAATGTCCTGGTAGATTCCCCCCGCTTTGCTCCCCCGCTGGTCCGGCGACTGGAGGAAATGGGTGGTGTCCGTTACGTATACCTGACCCACCGGGACGATGTGGCGGATCATCAGAAATTTCATCAGCACTTTGGCTGCGATCGCATCCTGCACAGCGATGAAATCACCAGCAGCACCCGTGATGTTGAAATTAAACTGACTGGACAGGAGCCTGTACAACTTGCACCTGATCTATTGATCATTCCCGTTCCAGGGCACACCAAAGGGCACACGGTTCTGCTCTATGACCAGACCTTTCTATTCACAGGGGATCACCTTGCTTGGTCCGAAGAACGGGGGCACCTGATTGCCTTTCGCTATGCCTGCTGGTACTCCTGGGCAGAACTCACCCAGTCCATGAAAAAATTGCTTTCCTATTCCTTTGAGTGGGTGCTTCCAGGGCACGGTCGTCGCTACCACAGCGATCGGGCAACCATGCATCAGCAGATGGAACAGTGTGTCAGATGGATAGAGGGGAAAGATGAGGGGTATCACCCCTGA
- a CDS encoding CRR6 family NdhI maturation factor: MTIIISLNARTIDTLDLTPALSVIEPLLQEGAIALHEQQVQFQIDYPRKPDDPRELPEIPEIRLWFVRLDALYPWLPFLLDWKAGELTRYTAMLVPHQFHPKEGIQFNPEGLEIFVMHKIFVLTNWLKQHNIQGRSRLMAIAQMFGYELDDALFDLISA; encoded by the coding sequence ATGACCATTATCATTTCCCTCAACGCCCGCACCATTGACACGCTGGATTTGACTCCTGCTCTGTCTGTGATTGAACCGTTATTGCAGGAAGGGGCGATCGCCCTGCATGAACAACAAGTTCAATTCCAAATTGACTATCCCAGGAAGCCAGACGATCCTCGTGAATTACCAGAAATTCCTGAAATTCGGCTCTGGTTTGTCCGTCTGGATGCCCTGTATCCGTGGTTGCCTTTTCTACTGGACTGGAAGGCTGGAGAACTGACCCGCTATACCGCTATGCTGGTGCCCCACCAGTTTCATCCTAAGGAAGGTATTCAATTTAACCCGGAAGGTTTGGAAATCTTTGTCATGCACAAAATCTTCGTCTTAACGAACTGGTTAAAGCAACACAATATTCAAGGTCGATCCCGGCTGATGGCGATCGCTCAAATGTTTGGCTATGAACTGGATGACGCCCTATTTGATCTCATCAGTGCTTAG
- a CDS encoding CU044_2847 family protein codes for MTLTPLAGTPLAKLIPVQLEDGTVLYIEAQEETERAEIISQEPYESNGEQRRGGAKGIGLPTRLNPTQSMQLVQSTIRTYTVYCLNAFKNISLANVNEVTLEFGVNLSADAGIPYIASGKAQSNLKITVKCSFDETEAAEIQSTNGGSASRL; via the coding sequence ATGACATTGACCCCACTGGCAGGAACTCCTTTGGCAAAACTGATTCCCGTTCAATTAGAAGATGGCACTGTTCTGTATATCGAAGCTCAGGAAGAAACCGAACGAGCTGAAATTATTTCTCAGGAACCCTATGAGTCGAATGGTGAGCAACGACGCGGGGGAGCAAAGGGAATTGGGCTTCCTACCCGCCTGAACCCGACCCAATCCATGCAACTGGTGCAAAGTACTATCCGCACTTATACGGTTTATTGTCTCAATGCATTCAAAAATATCAGCCTGGCTAATGTGAACGAAGTGACCCTCGAATTTGGGGTGAATTTGAGTGCAGATGCTGGCATTCCCTACATTGCCAGTGGTAAAGCTCAGAGTAACCTGAAGATCACCGTCAAGTGCTCTTTTGATGAGACAGAGGCCGCAGAGATTCAGTCAACCAATGGCGGAAGCGCGAGCAGGCTATAG